A DNA window from Mycolicibacter hiberniae contains the following coding sequences:
- a CDS encoding DUF2304 domain-containing protein translates to MNWIKVLLIAAVLGLLIYLLLSRRSAQSRAWVKVGYLMFVVAGIYAVLRPDDTTVVANWLGVRRGTDLMLYVLVIAFAFTTLSTYMRFRDMELRYARLARLIALAAAQPPESSPAGLTGEAKLPPRKTQ, encoded by the coding sequence ATGAACTGGATCAAGGTGCTGCTGATCGCGGCGGTCTTGGGGCTGTTGATCTACCTGCTGTTATCGCGCAGGTCGGCGCAGTCGCGGGCGTGGGTGAAAGTGGGCTACCTGATGTTCGTGGTGGCCGGCATCTATGCGGTGCTGCGCCCGGATGACACCACGGTGGTGGCCAATTGGCTGGGGGTGCGCCGCGGCACCGATCTGATGCTCTATGTGCTGGTCATCGCGTTCGCGTTCACCACCCTGAGCACCTATATGCGGTTCCGCGACATGGAGCTGCGATACGCCCGGCTGGCACGGTTGATCGCGCTCGCCGCGGCCCAGCCGCCCGAGTCCAGCCCAGCGGGGCTTACCGGCGAGGCGAAGCTGCCGCCGCGCAAAACACAGTAA
- a CDS encoding Rv1535 domain-containing protein: protein MRAKTVLAEPLAEVTALLLTKPTRHLYAALWRAGLLEVVLAARASPPAEETSLRPTG, encoded by the coding sequence ATGCGGGCCAAAACAGTCCTGGCAGAACCCCTGGCGGAAGTGACGGCGTTGCTGCTGACCAAGCCGACCCGACACCTCTACGCCGCGTTGTGGCGGGCGGGCCTGCTCGAGGTCGTTCTGGCCGCCCGGGCCAGCCCACCGGCCGAGGAGACATCGCTACGGCCGACCGGTTGA